CGTTTCAGCCCTGCGCATGAAGAAGGATACCGCCGAAGTAGACGCCATGCGCACAGCCGCAGAAATCGCCCAAAATGCACTCCAGGCCACACTCCCGATGATTAAACCTGGCATCACCGAGCGCCAGATTGCCGCCGAACTCACCCAGCAACTATTGCAACATGGTTCAGACGCGCGTATGCCGTTCACACCCATAGTATCGGGCGGCCCCAACAGCGCTAACCCCCATGCTGCGCCCAGCGACCGCCCCCTTGCACTTGGCGATCTTCTGGTGATTGATTGGGGCGCAAATGTGAATGGCTATTTCTCAGACATCACGCGCACATTTGCTATCGGCTCGGTAGAACCAGAACTGGCTCATATTGCCGATATTGTGCTGCAAGCCAACACCGCCGGACGCGAAATTGCCCGTCCCGGCCTACCTGCGGGCGCCATTGACAACGCCGCCCGCGCCGTCATTGAAGAAGCCGGGTACGGCGAATATTTCACTCATCGCACCGGCCACGGCCTCGGGTTGGAAGGCCATGAAGACCCCTATATTCGCGGCGACAATACTCAATTGCTGGAAGTCGGCATGAGTTTTACCATCGAGCCGGGCATCTACCTGCCGGGGCGCGGCGGTGTGCGCATCGAAGATGATGTTGTTGTTACGACCGATGGCATTGAAAGCTTATCCACTTTGCCCCGCAAACTCAAAACACTGGAGGTGTAATCGTGTCCATGTGGATCGTTCTTCTTGTGGCAAGCATCGTCATTCTCATCCTCATCGGAATTGTGATTGCCATACAGAACCAGCAAATTGGAAGAACTAGCCGAACATCTTTCTTTCAGGAATATTCGGCTGATTTTCCCAAAAACTTGCAACAAGAAATTCTGGCTCTATTGCAACGCGGGCGCAAAATCGAGGCCATCAAAGCCTTTCGCATTGCCACAAATGTAGGGCTAAAAGAAGCCAAAGAAGCAGTAGAAGCCATTGAACGCGGCGAAAGTCCCCACTACCAGCCACCTCCGCCCATCCCAACAGCTAACTGGCGCCCCCAAATTGATGAAATGCTACGGCAAAACCGGAAAATCGAAGCGATCAAAGTTTACCGCCAGGCAACCAATTCCGGTTTGAAAGATGCCAAAGACGCAGTAGATGCGATTGAAAAGGAGCTGCTCAACCCATGATTATCCCAACAGCAGAACCCTTCTTTTTGCCCGGAGGTCCCGTCGGCTGCCTGCTGGTTCACGGCTTCACCGGAACTCCCAAAGAAATGCGCTGGATGGGGGAATATTTGGCCGAAAAGGGATTCTCCGTTTTAGGGATTCGCCTGGCCGGACACGCCACCTCGCTCGAAGATATGCTGCGCGCCCGTTGGGGGGATTGGCTAACCTCAGTGGAAGAGGGCTGGCACACCCTGAGCGGATACTGCGACCAAACCGTGATCCTGGGGCTTTCAATGGGCGGGGTGCTGTCGCTGCTTTTCTCCACGCTGAAGCCCGTCACCGGCGTTGTGGCGATGTCTACACCCTACGCACTGCCGCCAGACCCGCGCCTGCGCTTTTTGCACTGGCTGCACTGGATTCAACCCATTGCGCCACATGCAGAAGAATCGGATTGGGTGGATAGCGAAGCCGAAGCCGTGCATACCAGTTATGGCGCTTACCCCAGCCGCTCGATCATCGAATTCAGAGATTTGCTGGCCGAAATGCGCGCTGCCCTACCTGCTGTAAAAGCCCCCGTTTTGCTGATGCACTCTCGCAGCGATGGCGGCGTCAGCCCTGAGAGTATGCCCAAAATTTATGCGGAGCTGGGCACTGAAGATAAAGAAATGCTCTGGCTCGAAAATAGTGGGCATGTCATCACCCGTGATGCTGCCCGGCAGCAAGTTTTTACCGCCGCCGAAGCTTTCATCCGCCGGGTTACGGCAAAATAGAGATAAAAAAGTAACATTCCGACCGCCGGGAGGAATACTCATAACGAAACATGACTTCTTTCCGTTGGCACATATTTTCGAAACGTCTTAGGGATTTCTCGCCGCTGGCTCGAAATCACAGAAAAAGTATCCAGAAATAGATTCACCCAATGAAAAAACATCCTGCTACCTTTCTATTGCTCATACTATTTATCACCAGTCTGGCCTGTGGCGGCACAACACCCACACAAAGCACAATGGCCCCAGCACAATTCGAAACTGTCGTCGCGGAAACTGTGGCCGCGCTGGACGCGCCTGACACACCCGCGCCCGCCGTGGAACCAACCAACACCAACCAGCCAGCCCCGACGCCGACCAGCGAACCAACATCGCCACCGCCAAACATCACCCCGCCCCCGGTGTGCGAACCAGCACACCCCGGCGCGCAGAATATTCCCATGCCAATTGGCTTTGCTGCCAGCGTGAATACCTTGAGCGTGGAGTTTTTCAATACCGATGGCGTTTCCCTGGGCAACAAACAAACCCCCGGCATGACCTGGCTCGACCCCGATCAACTTCATCTGGGCGGAGGCTACAACAACGGATTATCTGCTATGATGCTGGTATATTACAGCCTTGAAAATAACGGCACACTGAAATCTAGCGAGAATGGCACAGTGAATCCACTGCGCCCGCTCCCCAATTTTGTGACGCTCACCGGCGGCGCGGGCACATCGCTGCTGGCGTTCAGCACTAATGAAATCGACATGTCGCCCGATACTGGCGGCTGGGTGAGTGAGCTTTACGCCGGAGACGCCGAAGCCATTAACGGAGCAGTGCCCATGCTCACCCGCTCGGAGGGCGATGGTTTTGTTATATTCCCACTGGCGGTATATAGCAAAGGGGGCATCGGGCAAGGTGTATGGTATACGCTCTCGATGTGGGGCGTGGGCAATATCAATTTTGCGCCCTATAACGGGCTATATTATTTTGATTTCTTCAGCGGCCAAAGCACAGAATATCTACCCTTTACGGATCGTTTGGCGGGCATCTCACCCGATCAGACGTATATTGCTTATCTCCCAGAGATGGGCGGCCAACCCGGGGGGCCGGGCAACAGCCTGACTATCCGGAATCAACTCGATTGCCAGGAAGTGAATATCCCCTTCCATGGCAGCACCAACCTGGGGGGTGGGATGGTCTTATTTGCGCCAGATCATCAACGCCTAGCCTGGTTGGAGGCCTATGGCCCATCCAGCATGGAAGCACAAATGCGGCTGCGCGTGGCGCGGGCAGATGGCAGTATTATTGTGGATGCAGAAAACGCCCAATTATCTGGCCTCGCTGGAGGGATCGTTCCAGTCTATGTGCAACCCGCCGGGTGGTTGGCGAATCACGTTTTGCTACTGGAAGTGGGTTTGCCCGGCATTGATGCGCCCAGCATTGTGAAGTGGGCGCCAGACCCGGCGATGGCAATTGATCCCGCATTGGGCGCTAACCAAAGCGCCCCTCTGGCAAATGGCATTGTAGGGGGCTTTCTGTATCCCTGATGAACCGAGATCTGATATTCATGGCCCTGGCCCTCTTCACCTGGGGTGTTGGAGAGGGCGCTTATTATATTTTTCAACCCATCTATCTAAAAGAATTGGGTGCTTCACCGCTTGAAATTGGCACGATTCTGGGCGCAGTGGGGATTGCCATGGGCGCGGCGCATATCCCCGCCGGGTATCTTTCAGACCGGGTTGGGCGGCGCGTGATGATGTGGGCATCGTGGATTTTGGGGTTGCTATCGGCCTGGCTGATGGCATTGGCAAACTCGCTACCAGTTTTCGTTACGGGAATGGTCTTATACGGCATTACGGCTTTCGTGATGACTCCCATGAACAGCTATGTCACCGCAGCCAGTGGCAAACTCTCGCCAGGACGGGCACTGACGATGATCTCGGCAGCGTATAACCTGGGCGCATTCATGGGGCCATTTATCGGCGGCTATATTGGCGATCACTTCGGTCTGCAAAAAACCTATCTTTTCGCGGCAAGTATCTTTGTGGTTTCAAATTTGCTCATTTTTAACCTGCGCCCGCAACCAGTTTTGCCCCGGGAACCCGGCACGGTGAAAATTTTGCTCCAGAATCGCGCCTATTGGGCTTACTTGGGGATTATCCTGATTGTGTTTTTTGCCTTGTACCTGCCCCAGCCGCTTACCCCCAACTTTATGCAAGATATTCATAGTTTATCCTATAGCGAGGTCGGCCTGGCAGGTTCGGCTGGCAGCCTGGGTAATGTAATCATCAATTTAGTTTTTGGATCGCTCAACCCGCATTTGGGGTTTTTAATTGGGCAGATTACAATGGCGTTGGCGGCGTTCGTTTTTTGGCAAGCTGCTGGCCTGCCCTGGTTTATGCTGGCCTACTTCCTGATGGGCGGCTACCGGCTTGCCCGCGCAATGGCCATCGCACAAATCCGCACGGTGATAAACCCCGTCAATATGGGATTGGCCTTTGGCATCACCGAGACATTTTCATCTTTTTCGTTGATACTTGTGCCTCCCATCGCGGGAATGATCTATACCTGGCAGCCTGTGGGTATATATCCGATCGCGATTTTACTGACAGTTTTTGCTATACTTATCAGTATACGTTTTTCCCCGCGTTCGCATCACAATTAGAAAATAGCGCGCGATCCCATTCAGAAGCTTGTTAGCCACACAAACTGGAGGACAGCATGGAAACGATTTTATTTCTACAACAACTTGGTGATTGGCTCACCCCGGTGATGAAATTTTTTACAGTATTAGGCGATGAGGAATTCTATCTGCTCATCATGCCTGCCATCTACTGGTGTTTTGATACCCTCATGGGCACACGCCTGGCCCTGATGCTAGTCGTTACGACCGGAACAAACAGCATCTTAAAACTCGCCTTCCATTCCCCGCGGCCCTTCTGGGTTTCAGGTGAAGTGCGTGCTTTTACTGGCGAAACTTCCTTTGGCATCCCTTCGGGCCACGCCCAAAACGCCACCACGCTGTGGGGCACCTGGGCCTCGTCGATAAAAAAACGCTGGGCATGGTATCTGGCGCTATTTTTTGCAGCCATGATCGGTATCTCGCGGCTCTATATGGGCGTACACTTCCCCATCGACGTGCTTTCAGGCTGGCTGGTCGGCGCGCTGCTTTTGTGGATTTTCATCCGATTAGAAAAACCGGTCGGCCACAGGATTAAAAGTCAATCAACTCTCCGGCAGATTCTCATCATTCTGGGAATCGGCGCGGCAATCCTGCTGATCGGAAATTTGATGATTGCCAGCCTCGCCAACTGGCAAATTCCGGCTGAATGGGTCGAAAATGCCACCCAGGCCGGAGCTGCCCCCGAACCGCTCAGCCGAGATGGCATCACGACTGCCGCGGGGGTCTTTCTGGGACTCGCTCTGGGGTTGATTCTGATTAAACGCCGTGGCGGATTCAGCCCCAAAGGGCCAGCCGTGCAGCGCGTTCTGCGCTATCTGCTCGGCATAGTCGGCACCCTCGCAATCTGGGCCGGATTGAAAGCCGTATTCCCTTCCGGCGAAACGCTGCTCCCCCAAGCCTTACGTCTGTTACGCTACGCGCTGATCGGCTTCTGGGTGACGGCTGGGGCACCACTAGTTTTCCTGGCGCTCAAACTGGCAACTCCGCCGGAGAAAAAGCAAAAATCATTGCGTTCCCGCCGCGCTCGATAATAAAAAAACGGCCAGACACATGCCCAAAACAAATCTCGAAATCTCGCTTAAAACTGCGCGGCGTTTTTCGCTGGTGCATCAGCGCCTCTATCCACCGCGGAAGTTGTGCGGAAAAGCGGGCGTGCTGGAATTCATCCGCCATGCCGGCAGCATCCAGTTTGACCCGATTAACGTCGTAGGGCGCAACCCCGATCTGGTGCTGCAATCACGTGTGCGCGATTACCGCCCCCAAATGCTCGATGAATTGCTCTATAATGAGTGTCAACTGCTCGATGGATGGGATAAAATGGCCGCCATCTACTGCGTTGAAGATTGGCCCTATTTTGCCCGCCAACGGTCGCGTATGCAAGCTCACTTTGGGGTTCCTTCCGAAATCGTCATGCAGGTTGCCCCGCATATTCTCGAGGAAATCGCGCAGCGCGGCCCACTCAGTTCTCTAGATTTCAAAGACGACGAAAAAACCGACTGGGCCTGGGGGCCAACCAAAATCTCCCGCGCCGGGCTGGAGGGGCTGTATGCTATGGGAAAATTGGGCGTGCATCATCGCGTCAATAACCGCCGCTATTTCGAATATATCGAAAAGCTGCTGCCTGCTACCTTACTCGCCGCACCCGACCCCAACGCAGATGAAGCCGCCTACCAGGAATGGCATATTCTGCGCCGCATGGGTAGTCTGGGGTTGGCGTTACTAAACGCCGGGGAACATTGGCTGGGGATTATCAATATGAAAAGCCCACAGCGCCGGGCCGTTATCAACCGGCTGGTGCAGCGCCGCGAGATTATTCCCGTAACCGTAACCGAAATCCCTGACAAAACTTTTTACCTGCGCGCCCAAGATTTCCCTACGCTAGATAATATACAAAGCGAGACGCCCGAACCGGAAGCTGCTTTCCTGGCGCCACTCGATAATCTATTATGGAATCGCAAGAAAAATAGCTGGCTATTTGATTTCGAATATATCTGGGAAGTCTACAAACCCAAGAAGCAGCGTCAATATGGCTACTATGTTTTACCCATCATCTACGGCGATACATTCATCGCCCGCAGCGATTTTGCTTTTGATAAAAAGAGCAGGCATTTCACACTGCAAAACTGGTGGTGGGAAAACGGCATACAGCCCAACACTCATATTCAACTTGCGTTAAAAACCGCATTGAACGATTTCTTCACCTATCTGGGG
The sequence above is a segment of the Chloroflexota bacterium genome. Coding sequences within it:
- a CDS encoding alpha/beta fold hydrolase; this encodes MIIPTAEPFFLPGGPVGCLLVHGFTGTPKEMRWMGEYLAEKGFSVLGIRLAGHATSLEDMLRARWGDWLTSVEEGWHTLSGYCDQTVILGLSMGGVLSLLFSTLKPVTGVVAMSTPYALPPDPRLRFLHWLHWIQPIAPHAEESDWVDSEAEAVHTSYGAYPSRSIIEFRDLLAEMRAALPAVKAPVLLMHSRSDGGVSPESMPKIYAELGTEDKEMLWLENSGHVITRDAARQQVFTAAEAFIRRVTAK
- a CDS encoding aminopeptidase P family protein encodes the protein MSTASSAIYLQRHQLLNRELQKQNLDAIALNPGPSLPYLTGLHFHMSERPVIVFFSQNNAPVIVLPQLETLKLEGLAYEIQAFPYGENPAQWIEAFQSAIQAAELEKARIGVEPRALRVLELNLLEHAAPQAQFIPGEACVSALRMKKDTAEVDAMRTAAEIAQNALQATLPMIKPGITERQIAAELTQQLLQHGSDARMPFTPIVSGGPNSANPHAAPSDRPLALGDLLVIDWGANVNGYFSDITRTFAIGSVEPELAHIADIVLQANTAGREIARPGLPAGAIDNAARAVIEEAGYGEYFTHRTGHGLGLEGHEDPYIRGDNTQLLEVGMSFTIEPGIYLPGRGGVRIEDDVVVTTDGIESLSTLPRKLKTLEV
- a CDS encoding MFS transporter encodes the protein MNRDLIFMALALFTWGVGEGAYYIFQPIYLKELGASPLEIGTILGAVGIAMGAAHIPAGYLSDRVGRRVMMWASWILGLLSAWLMALANSLPVFVTGMVLYGITAFVMTPMNSYVTAASGKLSPGRALTMISAAYNLGAFMGPFIGGYIGDHFGLQKTYLFAASIFVVSNLLIFNLRPQPVLPREPGTVKILLQNRAYWAYLGIILIVFFALYLPQPLTPNFMQDIHSLSYSEVGLAGSAGSLGNVIINLVFGSLNPHLGFLIGQITMALAAFVFWQAAGLPWFMLAYFLMGGYRLARAMAIAQIRTVINPVNMGLAFGITETFSSFSLILVPPIAGMIYTWQPVGIYPIAILLTVFAILISIRFSPRSHHN
- a CDS encoding phosphatase PAP2 family protein codes for the protein METILFLQQLGDWLTPVMKFFTVLGDEEFYLLIMPAIYWCFDTLMGTRLALMLVVTTGTNSILKLAFHSPRPFWVSGEVRAFTGETSFGIPSGHAQNATTLWGTWASSIKKRWAWYLALFFAAMIGISRLYMGVHFPIDVLSGWLVGALLLWIFIRLEKPVGHRIKSQSTLRQILIILGIGAAILLIGNLMIASLANWQIPAEWVENATQAGAAPEPLSRDGITTAAGVFLGLALGLILIKRRGGFSPKGPAVQRVLRYLLGIVGTLAIWAGLKAVFPSGETLLPQALRLLRYALIGFWVTAGAPLVFLALKLATPPEKKQKSLRSRRAR
- a CDS encoding winged helix-turn-helix domain-containing protein codes for the protein MPKTNLEISLKTARRFSLVHQRLYPPRKLCGKAGVLEFIRHAGSIQFDPINVVGRNPDLVLQSRVRDYRPQMLDELLYNECQLLDGWDKMAAIYCVEDWPYFARQRSRMQAHFGVPSEIVMQVAPHILEEIAQRGPLSSLDFKDDEKTDWAWGPTKISRAGLEGLYAMGKLGVHHRVNNRRYFEYIEKLLPATLLAAPDPNADEAAYQEWHILRRMGSLGLALLNAGEHWLGIINMKSPQRRAVINRLVQRREIIPVTVTEIPDKTFYLRAQDFPTLDNIQSETPEPEAAFLAPLDNLLWNRKKNSWLFDFEYIWEVYKPKKQRQYGYYVLPIIYGDTFIARSDFAFDKKSRHFTLQNWWWENGIQPNTHIQLALKTALNDFFTYLGAQSFELGEAVANDTTLQWAKDF